One genomic segment of Cherax quadricarinatus isolate ZL_2023a chromosome 30, ASM3850222v1, whole genome shotgun sequence includes these proteins:
- the LOC138853444 gene encoding cytochrome P450 9e2-like codes for MGIEVWLLVAGVVMAAWAYSRWRHSYWSSRGVSTPPYLPFLGHMHKLLSLSQTRWHYFDEVYHKYGGSTFSGLYEQYRPVLMVGDPDLLRNIFVKDFDHFVDRRKFVTEEGSISNEMLTNLTGDKWKILRGILTPTFTSGKMRSMFPLMCEKADALVSFSLKEAANKPFVDMKVNFGRFTMDSIASCAFGIECNSFKSEVSEFSKYADMFFTFSFSKLLKFTLFNMFPTIGNVLRIKVESPAVNFFANVIEKTIAARNAGQRRGDCLDLLLDARTGVSQSIITDTSTVPHNQSTTTQGQTALETIITDTSTVPHKQSTTTQGQTALETIITDTSTVPHNQSTTTQDRTAQETINHDSSVSNVNIPISQSKEVLTSKSIVAQSVLFLVAGYDTTASTLAFSSFLLAKHPIHQQRLREEIKQIIQEYGDITYQGIMEAKFLDACLMESLRLYPPSTVGERKCTRTYK; via the exons ATGGGAATAgaggtgtggttgttggtggctgGAGTAGTGATGGCAGCTTGGGCATACTCCCGCTGGCGCCACAGCTACTGGTCGTCTCGAGGAGTCTCAACCCCTCCTTATCTTCCATTCCTCGGACATATGCACAAGCTTTTATCGTTATCTCAGACTCGATGGCATTATTTCGACGAG GTGTATCACAAGTATGGAGGTTCAACATTCAGTGGACTGTATGAGCAGTATCGTCCTGTTCTCATGGTTGGCGATCCTGACCTACTCAGAAACATCTTCGTTAAGGATTTTGATCATTTTGTGGACCGTCGAAAGTTTGTAACTGAAGAAGGAAGCATCTCAAACGAAATGCTGACTAACCTGACAGGAGATAAGTGGAAGATTCTAAGGGGAATCTTGACTCCCACTTTCACGTCTGGCAAGATGCGCTCCATGTTTCCTCTGATGTGTGAGAAGGCCGATGCTCTTGTTTCTTTTTCTCTTAAAGAAGCAGCTAACAAACCTTTTGTTGACATGAAGGTAAACTTTGGAAGGTTTACTATGGACTCGATTGCTTCCTGTGCTTTTGGTATTGAATGTAATTCTTTCAAGAGCGAGGTGTCAGAGTTTTCCAAATATGCTGACATGTTTTTTACTTTTTCCTTTTCAAAGCTCCTAAAATTTACTCTTTTTAACATGTTCCCGACGATCGGTAATGTCCTGAGAATCAAAGTGGAGTCACCAGCAGTAAATTTTTTTGCGAATGTTATAGAAAAGACAATTGCAGCCAGAAATGCAGGACAAAGACGGGGCGATTGTTTGGACTTGCTCTTGGACGCTCGAACTGGTGTTAGCCAATCCATTATTACTGACACATCAACTGTCccacacaaccagtccaccactaCCCAGGGCCAAACTGCCCTGGAGACCATCATTACTGACACATCAACTGTCCCACACAAACAGTCCACCACTACCCAGGGCCAAACTGCCCTGGAGACCATCATTACTGACACATCAACTGTCccacacaaccagtccaccactaCCCAGGACCGTACTGCCCAGGAGACCATCAACCACGACTCTTCTGTCTCTAATGTTAACATTCCTATCAGTCAATCTAAGGAAG TGTTGACCAGCAAGAGTATCGTGGCACAGAGTGTGTTGTTCCTTGTCGCTGGCTACGACACCACGGCGTCTACTCTCGCCTTCTCGTCATTCCTACTGGCCAAGCATCCCATACATCAGCAGCGTCTCCGTGAGGAGATAAAGCAGATTATTCAGGAATATGGTGATATTACCTACCAGGGCATCATGGAAGCCAAATTCCTCGACGCTTGTCTCATGG